cacGCAAAGCATGTTTATCTAATCGAACCATTCCTGCTAACGGCCTGTCCCGTGTCCCGTCGAATGATTACATCGCGAAATACTTCAGGGCGacgagcctttttttttcttcccccctctcGGTTGGTATCGCTTCGTCTTCCGCAATTAGGCAaccgcattttatttttagatcgcAACGTTACGTCTGCTATTGCCTGGCCGACCGTGTGTGGTGCGTGCAGCGTGCAACATAGTTGCATCGTTCTATCACCTCGCTGGTAACTGTGGTAAGTGCCAATTGACACAAGGAATTTTGTACAACCGAAACAAAACTGTTATGTTTGCATTTAGATCCCTTCTTAATCGACTTTTAAGGATAAAGAATTTCTGTGTACAACACAATGTTCTTTAATTgctcttatttaaaaaaaaaaaaaaatacggttagagttatttaaaattttttgttgttattgtaagttgtttttttatataggAAAGTTGTACGCTATGTCGGACGATTTCGTTAGAAGAGTCCTGCAAATTCCTGCACTAGGACGAATTTTTAGTCTTGGAACTCTTTACGATTCTCTGACCGACACCATCATTCAAGGTTAATACACACTGTTAgttcaaatgtttaaaattaaactttgatttttatttcaatcaagGCGAGGGGATTTGGACGGAAAACGATTTAAAAACGGTCACAACTACTCGCAACGAGGGCATCAGTTTCTCACTGATCGCACAGAATAATTGGAGCCAAATATTTCAAGATCTCAAAGTAGACGGTTGCCTTCAGATCAGTCTACTAGCGGGCCTGATGGAACTCAAAGGATTGGCCGAGTATCTGACGAAGacgacaaaaacaaattttcgtgAATCCAGCGTTCACGTCAGATGTCACTGCCACACCCTTCTCAAGGAATTTCCTAAGGGCCAATTAGAAGACGGCCAGATTAGTTATCTCCAACTTGCACGGGGCGGTGGCAACGGTACGGCAACTCACGTCATCTCCCAGATCCAGTACGGTGCCGAAGCCATTTTTACTCTGACAACAAGCCTAGCAGAAGCAGACGACGTAAGCGAAGCGAATAGCCGATTACAAGTCTACGCCGAAAACTTACTGAAAATTCTGTCCGGAGGGGCTGATGCCAACGGAAGCGTTGCGGAAAATAATTGCGATAATGAACTCAACATCCGTTGTCATTTTGAAAGCGATTTTCAACTTCCCGACAACGTCAAATGTCCAACTACGTACGAAGAAGCCATAAGATTTGCAAGAAATTTCACTCACATTTTCTATAATTCAATTCCTAAAGACAATTCAACTGGAAACGAGCCCCTCGGTGTGCCACAGTTCGTTTCCCTCTACCCGTTAGCTATGCTAAAAGATGGACAAAGTGCaccagttttaaaaaatgaaatgagcgATGCTCTCGTTTACGAATTCGTCCGGCAGATGGAAGACTACGACAaagtggaaacaaaaatcttttacATGTTCAACGACCCTCTGGCAATAAAATTGAACCCATTTTACAAGAAGATACAAAATTTCCAGCAACATTATTCTGCCTTCCGTGTGGACCTCCAATCAAAATTAAGAGAAATGGTCATCAACATTCGCAGCGGATTAGACAACGTCAATTCGTTCAAACAACTTTTGACTCAAATCAGCAGTGAAACATTTACATTCAACTCAAATCGCCTAAGCCAATGGCTAGAAGAGAAACACGACGAACTCTGCGTGATGCGGAAGATTCACAATCAGTTAACCGCCCATCAAATCGGTTTGACAGATAGAGTCGCCCTATTTCCTTGTGCGGAAGCGCTTCAAGAACAAATGACCAATCAATCAGTCAACTTTGGCTTCGAACTTGCCTTCTCCCCGCTAGCTCACCCGGAACCTTTTCTAGATCTCatgtcaaatcaaattgatgcGACAACGACGAACGATGAGCATCTCTGGTACAAAAATGACGAGATCCTCAAGCGGATCGAGAAAGAAATCGGAGTTATCGCCAAactaattcaatcaaaatacAGCGACCTCAAATTTGCCTTCGCCATCACAGCACCTGATCAGTACGACGAGACAGTGGCATCAGAGTCGTCCATCGTTgtccaccagcagcagagaaagaCTTACGGATGGGAGGCCATTCAGATTTTGTGTCAGCACTACCCGAAAGATAAAATCATCGACATCGTCCGGCTCATCAGCGATGCCGAGATCACCGATTACTGGAATCCATTGAATTTCCTCGCCCTGTGTCGCTATTACGACAAGGAAAATCTGATCGACATGGTCAGACTCTTCCTGGAACGTGGAGTCGACCTCATCAACTGCAAAACGGAAGACGGATGGAACGCCCTGCTACTCCTCTGCAGGTATTACAAGCACGAAAATTTGTTCGACCTAGCCCGGCTGCTCCTGGCCAGAGGGATCGACGTCAACTGCAAGAGCAACGGAGAACTCAACGCCCTTCACCTGGTCTGTCGCTACTACGACAGAGAAAATTTGTCCGAAATAGTTCGGCTGTTTATCGAACGAGGGATCGACATCAACTGCCAATTCAACGAAGAGTGGAAcgccttcctcttcttctgccGGAATTACCAGAAAGACAATCTGCTGGGCATCGTTCGACTCTTCCTCACCAAGAACATCGACGTCAACTGCAAGACGAAAGGGGGAAACAACGCGCTCCTATTCCTGTGTCGCTACTAcgacaagaaaaatttaattgaaatcattcgaCTCTTGCTCGAGAAAGGGATAGACGTCAACTGCAAAAACAACGAAGGCTGGAACGCTCTGTACTTGGTGTGCCGATATTACGAGCGGGAAAATTTAGTTCAAATCGTCAAATTATTTCTCAAACGGAAgatcgacgtcaattgcaTCAACAGCGAAGGCTGGAACGCCCTCCAGTTGGTGTGTCGCTACTACAAGAAGGAAAATTTGATCAACATCGTCAAACTGCTCCTGGATAAAAACATCGAAACCAACTGCAAGACCAACAGCGGATGCAACGTCCTCCACACCATTTGCCGCTACTACCACAACCGCAATTTAATCGAAATCGTCCAATTGCTCCTCGACACCGGAATCTTCGTCAGCTTCACCAACAACGAAGGATGGAACGCACTGCTGAATGTCTGTCGATATTACCCAAATGACAACTTGATCGAGCTGGTTGAACTCTTCCTGGAACGAGGGGTCGACATCAACTGGGTCAATAACGAAGGCTGGAACGCCCTTCATTTGGTTTGCCGATTTTACAAACAAGACAATTTGATTGACGTTGTGGAACTGCTGCTCGATTACGACATCGATATCAACAGCAAGACGAAAGAAGGTTGCAACGCTCTCCATTTCGTTTGTCGACGATATtatcagaaagaaaatttggtgGAAGTCGCTGAATTGCTCCTCGACAGTGGAATCTCAGTCAACTGCAAGAACAGCGATGGCTGGAACGCTTTGCACAATGTTTGCCGAtaccaacagaaaaagaacatgATGGACCTTGTGCCACTTTTGATTCGACACAAAATCGACAAGAATGCGACGGCGACCGGCGGCGGGGGTATAACTGGAACTGCGCGTTCCATCCTCTTGAATCGCTACAAGGAAGAGAACGTCCAGGAAATTCTCCAAATTTTAGATTCGAAAGCATTTTGATATTATTTAAAACTGGACTCGTGTTAACTctaattgttattatttacaGTTTATCTGAATACAAGATATGGAGATCATTTGTCAAGCAGATGCCACCGGCACTTTAATGACATCGACGAAGATTTGACacggaataaaaatttttcaagttaagtgatgaatcaagaaaaaaaaagaaaattaaaattggcgCGCTGTCATTATTTTTGCGATGCTGAACTACTTGGCtcgaagggggaaaaaggcGAGAGATGCTGTTACAAGTAAAATTGGCTTTGTATCAGAGCTATGCGTAATGCCATTAAACGGTATTCAACAACGAGGTACTGGTGTGGCGGTGCTCTTGATCAAAAAATGGTcttgttgcactttgcttcaagtgtttcaagttcaaatattttcaaatgtgttttacccacagaaaaagttgtgaggaacgaaacaaaacaagcctgatctgagCAGTCGTTCGAAAAATGAGATTTTGAATGCTGAGAAAAAACCTATCAGAGAGAGGgaaaacagttgcagtcaaccgcctagctcACGAATAAACGTAGTCTGTATAATCAGCCCCAccaaaaattgtcaaaaaggaagaaaagaaatcgatttATGTCCTACCTTTATGTCTGGGAAATGCAGCCAGGCATCtacagttgctccatccatccgatgAAGAGTTAATTAAAGGACACCAGACGGGATAGGGTAaaaaaagggtgtcctcgtgaatacacccacattcacatgggcgtacacgaggacattgaaagaaaggggaaaaagagagatccGTATAACTCGATTGACATCAGTAGTTTTTCCAATGAGATGGGAGGCTTTttgtctaaatgaaaaatagaaaaataggttacgaaaaatattcacagaataacaacaaccacaacaagtcaggaaaagttgaaaatgagacaccaGGTAAACTCTAATTGGTATGGAACAATAAATTGGTTAATGCCACAATAAAATATCTAGCAGGTGCAGGAATAATAGTAACCCAAAACATTACCTAACGTGGTGATGCTGAGATATTTGGTGATGACAGGTGAGACAGGAAGACTGATGACGGACTCAGCACAAGCAGAACTTGTGTATCAGGTTGTTACGATGACCTCTAAtctgcaaaaaagaaaaaggttacatGGTGCAAACAAAATTCCATACATCGACAGGGGGCTTGTATGTGCTAGACAGGAACTAACAACAAATTTATAGGACAGGTTTCACTTTACTATTTATGCTCCCATAAAATCATTGCATTTCTATTCTTAGTTTCATTTACCCGCCAAAAAAGCACCGAGTGGAGAGCATGTCGAGAGCTACGACACCGCAGAGACCAAACACATCACACGAGACGATCACGTTTTCGtaatttgatttgttcttatttttttagattataaTTTCGTGATGCAGCCACGCACGTTTTCAAAAGAGTTATCGTACagttttctttatattctcaaactttgttGGCGTATGCTTCGTGGCCTCACTCTCAAAACTAAATTAAAGTTGACtgcagacgacacttgtccaatcttcttcttattaATCAGCATTTCAGCAATGCTTACGATTAAtgcgatatcgatagaaataaaaaatgatacaAAATCAAACTCTTCCCTCAAAATCCAAACCACTCAAAACGATAACCAAATAAGTTGAGGGAATAAGTTTTAGTTTAATAAAACCcctccctcctcccccccaaaaatatataatcGATTCCTCGACTGCCCCCCAAAAATTCCTCGCATCCATCTTGTCCAGATAATAAGTTTGACACATGGAAAAATGCCCAAAAATCCTTGGCCGTCGTTAAGTGTTAAGTGGAAAGAGATGACAGTCTAGTAGAGTTGCTGAGTCGgaccaaaaaacaaactatACCGTCTAcaatgttttcccttttcaaacCCACAATCAAATTTCTGTTCCTTTTAAAGTCGGAGGAGAAACATTGTTGCCTTTCAAGGCCGTCGTTTTATAGGGACAGACTCCGACGATTTAACCAGCATTAATTTGTGCTGACTCTTTGATGGATGACGTGCAATTAAACCGTTCTACGAGCCTTGTCAGTGAACAACATTCATCAAATAAGAATTGAGTTGTTGTATGGTGTAGCTCATTTGTTCTGACAAATGAACAAACAAAGCAGCCGGAACAAACGACATGCAAGCCAACGGCAACACAGCTGAGAGTTGGCTATATTCCGGGCAGGATAAGGATCCCCTTCACcgctgaaaaaaatcaaactcgaTTAGTTCTCTCTCGAGCGTGACGTCTTGTTTGTGCTTCACGTATATACATAACGAAACCCGGTGtgcgtgtttttctttcgctcaCGACTGTACGGCGATCGCGGAGGCCTGTCTaaatataacaaaaataaaagaagaggggAGAGAACCTTGAAAAAGCTCTCGATCGAGCCAATGAGGTTAAGCATTTCCCACGTCACGTGACCCttgatttattaataaaaagagTCAGCCAAGCTATTCTATTTTCACGTTTATCGACAAGCCCACCCTCCTGTTTGTGCAGCAACGACACAGACTGTGAACTTGCAGTGCATCGGATCTCAGGCTGTGGCTGCTGGCATTGTTGTACGTCGGCCGTGCAAGCGCAGCCGCTCACACCCCCCAGCTCGCTGCGGATGCACAGCAGCCCAGTCTCGATCTCGGCGCCCGGTATAAATGAAGTGACAGCTAGTTGACACTAGCCCATCGTGACCTAATTACTCTAACCATTAAGACCTATCGTCGTGATTGGCAGTTTTGAATGTAGTTTGACTGAAATTTAGCGCTCATCAACAATCAGGGTAATTAAAGACAATCAAATTTGGTTTGACACATTTTCtacgtttgaaaaaaacagtttgacACAAGACGACCAAAATGTCGTGTGATGTAAGCACCCAAATATTGGAAATCCCCGTGCTGGGCCGTCAATTCAAGCTGGGAACTCTTTACAACGCTCGCACAGACGAGATAATTCCAGGTAATTAATTACATTCGTCTTATTTAAAAAGGATCAGTTTGACTATACTAAATCTCTATTAGGTAATCCGTTGTGGTCGGAAAATGAATCGAAGAAATTCGAAGTTTCACGCAACGACGGCTACATTTACTCGCTGATTGCTCCGGGTCTGCTCAGCGACAAATTTCAAGAACTCAACGTCAACGGGTCGCTGCAAATTTGCATACTGACTGGAATGGTCGAACCCAAAGGGCCGGCCAGCTACCTGACGAAAAAGAAAGCGACTTATCGCGAGTCGAGCGTCCACGTCAAGTGTTACTGCAACACGGCAATCAGACAAGTGCCGGCCAATCAATTGGAAGACAACAAAAACAGTTTCGCCAACATCTCAAAGATCGGGAGAAACGCGACGGCCACTCACGTTGTCTCCCAAATCCAGTACGGATCCGAATCGACTTTCACGCTGACCAAACGATTCAAAGACGCCAAAGATGGCCAGAAAGTTGACGACCAGTTGGCCGCCTGCGGTAGTCATTTACTTGACGTTCTCAAGGGAAACGTGATGGCCAGCAACGGAACCAAGTCGGACGTCGAGTGTCACTTTCAAGCCGATTTCCAGCTCCCGAAAAACGTCAAAGCTCCGACAACGTACGAGGAAGCCGTCAAGTTCGCCGGCCACAACAAGTTGAGTCAAGTGGCATCCGACGCTATGGGCAGAGACGCGTCAGCTGGAAACGAGCCACTTGGCGTGCCGTGTATCATTTGGCTCTACCCGCTGGTCTTGCTGCCAGGATCCGAGGCAGCACCGGCCGTCAAGTATGAAATTAACCGAACCTTGGCGTCCGAATGCGTCCGCCACGTCCAAGACTACGACCAAGTCCAAGATCGACTCGACGACATGCTCAAAGACCCTCTGGTGGCCAAACTGAGCCCGTTGCACGGGAAATTGACACATTTCCGGGAGCATTTCAATTCCTTCCGGGAGGATTTGAACAAgaaattgagagaaatggTCCTGAATATTCGGTGCGGATTAGACACGGTTCCGTcgttcaaaaaatttctgatcCGCTTCGGCAGCGAAGGATTCGCCTTCAATCCGAAATATTTACTCCGCTGGATGGATGAGAAAGACAAGGAGCTCTGCGCCATGAGAAAATTTCACGATCAGATCGACACTCACCAGCTGGAATACACGGAAAAGGTGATGCTATTCCCGGTGACGGAAATGCTGCGCAAGCAGACGGGCAAATTCACAGTGAGATTCGCCTATCAGCTGGTTTTCGCTTCGCTGGCCCGCCCAGAGCCATTCCTGGATCTACTCAAAGATAAAACGCTGGATTCGGATTTCACCAACGACATTCCGGAAGCGCCGGCGGATAATAATGACGTCAATCTTTGGTGCGAGGACAAGGGAGCAATCAAGAGGATCGAGAAGGAGATCAACATTTTCGCCGAATTGATTCAAGAGAAAACCGAAGCCAAAAGTTTCGTGTTCGCCATTACGGCGCCCGACAAATACACCGAGCCGACGCCGGCCGATCTGGAAATCAATTCCGAATTCAGGATCGCCGAATTCAGGGTCATCATCAACACGGATGATGACGATTCCGATTCAGGATCGTCGGCGGTGCTCACCCGCCGGCAAATTCAACACCACGGATGGGACGCCCTTCACGCCGTCGtccgtcactaccccgtcgacAAACTGATCGACATTGTCCGGCTCCTGTCCGACCTGGAAGTTGAAAAGAGCTGGGACAAATGCAACCCCCTGCTGGCCTTGGTCCGGTTCTACACCAAAGACAATTTGATCGACTTTATTCGACTCTTCCTGGAGCGCGGGATCGACGTCAACTGCAAGGATCTCGAAGGCTGGAACGCCCTCATGTCCCTGTGCCAGTGCTACAAGCACAATTACACCTACAAGCTGATGGACGTCGTCCGGCTCTTCCTGGACAGCGGGATCGATCCCAATTGCAAAACGAAAATCGGCAACAACGCCCTCTACTTGCTCTGCCGGAATTACCACAAAAACGACCTGCTCCAAATCGTCGAGCTCTTCCTGGAGAGCGGGATCGACGTCAACTGCCGCAACAACGACGGCTGGAACGCCCTCCACTTTGTCATAGAGTACTACCACGAAGAAGATATGATCGAATTCTTCCGGATGTTCATCCAGAAAGGCATCGATGTCAACTGCAAAAACAACGACGGATGCAACGTCCTGCTGGCCCTGTGCAGGAATTACGGCAAAGATAATTTCATCGACATTCTCAATTTGCTGTTGGGGCGCGGGATCGACATCAACTGCAAGGATCGCTTCGGTGAAAACGCCCTCCACTATGTTAGCACCTTCTGCTGTCAGGATTACGCCACCGAGATATTCGAGCTGCTCATTCAGAGCGGGATCGACGTCAACTGCAAAAACGACGAGGGCTGGAACGCCCTGCTGCTCCTGTGCCGAAACTATCAGAAAGACGATCTCATCACGGAAATCGTCGAGCTGCTCGTCGACCTGGGCATCGACGTCAACTGCAAAACACTCGACGGCTGGAACGCCCTGGTGGCCTTGTGTCGCTACTACAAGCGAGCCAATTTGATCGACGTTGCCAAATTGCTCATCAAACAAGGAGTCAACATCAATTACACGACTTTTGACGGGTGCAACGCTCTACTGCACTTGTGTCGATATTACCAAAAGGACAACCTGTACGACATTGCCAAATTGTTGCTGGACAACGGGATCGACGTCAACTGCAAGAGTCACGCAGGTCTGAACGCCCTGCACTTATTGTGCCATTACGGCACCAAGAAAAACGCGATGGAAACCGTCCGGCTGCTGATCGAACGCGGGATCGATGTCAACTGGAAGGCCAAAGACGGTTGCAATGCTCTGATCGCCCTGTGTCGCGAGTGCGACAAGGAGAGTCTGCCGGAAATAGTTAAACTCCTGCTGGAGCGCGGGGTCGAAGTCAACTGCAAGGATCACGAAGGATGGAACGCCCTCCACTTTGTGTGCCGCAAATGCCCCAGAGAACACTTGTACGCCGTCGTTCGACTCTTGGTCATTTGGAACATCGACAAGAGCGTCATGACGATCGGAATGGCCAGCGCTCGATCCTTCCTTCTCAACCGTTACACAGAAGAGGACGTCAAGGATGTTATTCAAATGTTATAAGTGCAAATATTCGTTTTTTGTGGTGGGGGTGGGGGTTTGTTGTACAATTTTTGTTGCGGTGCGATTTTCTTGGCTTGAACCTGCTTACGTTTTCATAACTGTCATTGTATATTCTTAATACACGACTGCGTTGTATACGATCGTTTTTCACGAGTTCATTTCATCTAAGCTCCTAATCTGATAAGATTCTGTTTTTGGTCCGACGGAAATTATTTGAACGTATTGCAatgtgttgaaaaaaaatccgtcaaggAACTAATTGGCTGTTTAATTTCCTGATCTCATATTCAAACGACAAGTTAAATATGAGGAACAATTTCACTGAAAAGCCCAGCCgagagaaattttaaaaaaatagtgagAGAGAACGAGAAAAGCGGATAAAACTCTTCACTTCCGTTTGATCG
The sequence above is drawn from the Daphnia pulicaria isolate SC F1-1A chromosome 1, SC_F0-13Bv2, whole genome shotgun sequence genome and encodes:
- the LOC124344557 gene encoding uncharacterized protein LOC124344557 codes for the protein MSDDFVRRVLQIPALGRIFSLGTLYDSLTDTIIQGEGIWTENDLKTVTTTRNEGISFSLIAQNNWSQIFQDLKVDGCLQISLLAGLMELKGLAEYLTKTTKTNFRESSVHVRCHCHTLLKEFPKGQLEDGQISYLQLARGGGNGTATHVISQIQYGAEAIFTLTTSLAEADDVSEANSRLQVYAENLLKILSGGADANGSVAENNCDNELNIRCHFESDFQLPDNVKCPTTYEEAIRFARNFTHIFYNSIPKDNSTGNEPLGVPQFVSLYPLAMLKDGQSAPVLKNEMSDALVYEFVRQMEDYDKVETKIFYMFNDPLAIKLNPFYKKIQNFQQHYSAFRVDLQSKLREMVINIRSGLDNVNSFKQLLTQISSETFTFNSNRLSQWLEEKHDELCVMRKIHNQLTAHQIGLTDRVALFPCAEALQEQMTNQSVNFGFELAFSPLAHPEPFLDLMSNQIDATTTNDEHLWYKNDEILKRIEKEIGVIAKLIQSKYSDLKFAFAITAPDQYDETVASESSIVVHQQQRKTYGWEAIQILCQHYPKDKIIDIVRLISDAEITDYWNPLNFLALCRYYDKENLIDMVRLFLERGVDLINCKTEDGWNALLLLCRYYKHENLFDLARLLLARGIDVNCKSNGELNALHLVCRYYDRENLSEIVRLFIERGIDINCQFNEEWNAFLFFCRNYQKDNLLGIVRLFLTKNIDVNCKTKGGNNALLFLCRYYDKKNLIEIIRLLLEKGIDVNCKNNEGWNALYLVCRYYERENLVQIVKLFLKRKIDVNCINSEGWNALQLVCRYYKKENLINIVKLLLDKNIETNCKTNSGCNVLHTICRYYHNRNLIEIVQLLLDTGIFVSFTNNEGWNALLNVCRYYPNDNLIELVELFLERGVDINWVNNEGWNALHLVCRFYKQDNLIDVVELLLDYDIDINSKTKEGCNALHFVCRRYYQKENLVEVAELLLDSGISVNCKNSDGWNALHNVCRYQQKKNMMDLVPLLIRHKIDKNATATGGGGITGTARSILLNRYKEENVQEILQILDSKAF
- the LOC124344538 gene encoding uncharacterized protein LOC124344538; protein product: MSCDVSTQILEIPVLGRQFKLGTLYNARTDEIIPGNPLWSENESKKFEVSRNDGYIYSLIAPGLLSDKFQELNVNGSLQICILTGMVEPKGPASYLTKKKATYRESSVHVKCYCNTAIRQVPANQLEDNKNSFANISKIGRNATATHVVSQIQYGSESTFTLTKRFKDAKDGQKVDDQLAACGSHLLDVLKGNVMASNGTKSDVECHFQADFQLPKNVKAPTTYEEAVKFAGHNKLSQVASDAMGRDASAGNEPLGVPCIIWLYPLVLLPGSEAAPAVKYEINRTLASECVRHVQDYDQVQDRLDDMLKDPLVAKLSPLHGKLTHFREHFNSFREDLNKKLREMVLNIRCGLDTVPSFKKFLIRFGSEGFAFNPKYLLRWMDEKDKELCAMRKFHDQIDTHQLEYTEKVMLFPVTEMLRKQTGKFTVRFAYQLVFASLARPEPFLDLLKDKTLDSDFTNDIPEAPADNNDVNLWCEDKGAIKRIEKEINIFAELIQEKTEAKSFVFAITAPDKYTEPTPADLEINSEFRIAEFRVIINTDDDDSDSGSSAVLTRRQIQHHGWDALHAVVRHYPVDKLIDIVRLLSDLEVEKSWDKCNPLLALVRFYTKDNLIDFIRLFLERGIDVNCKDLEGWNALMSLCQCYKHNYTYKLMDVVRLFLDSGIDPNCKTKIGNNALYLLCRNYHKNDLLQIVELFLESGIDVNCRNNDGWNALHFVIEYYHEEDMIEFFRMFIQKGIDVNCKNNDGCNVLLALCRNYGKDNFIDILNLLLGRGIDINCKDRFGENALHYVSTFCCQDYATEIFELLIQSGIDVNCKNDEGWNALLLLCRNYQKDDLITEIVELLVDLGIDVNCKTLDGWNALVALCRYYKRANLIDVAKLLIKQGVNINYTTFDGCNALLHLCRYYQKDNLYDIAKLLLDNGIDVNCKSHAGLNALHLLCHYGTKKNAMETVRLLIERGIDVNWKAKDGCNALIALCRECDKESLPEIVKLLLERGVEVNCKDHEGWNALHFVCRKCPREHLYAVVRLLVIWNIDKSVMTIGMASARSFLLNRYTEEDVKDVIQML